The Ascochyta rabiei chromosome 3, complete sequence genome segment CTGGCGGCGCGCGAGGAGCGGCCCTTCATGTGCTGGTTCCAGTCGGGGCTCTCGAGAAAGGTGATGAGCAGCATGGCGCGACGCAGGACGGGGTGCAGGGCCAGGCGCTTGAGGAAGCGGTGCAGCGAGTGGGCGCGGCGCTGGGTGAAGTCAGGGCCAAAGCGGTCGCCGCGGACGTACTCCATCTTGTGCTTGTCGGGCAGCGGGGGGACGGCGCATTGCGGGTATTCCTTGGACAGCTGTTTCCAGAGGAAGACGAAGTCGGTGAAGCGGCGGCGGACGGAGAAGTCGGGCTTCTGGAAGGATTGATAGTCGGACTGGGTGGGTTAGACGGGGCAGGAGGGTGAGGGTGTTGAACGTGGAACAGGTAGCAGGGCCCAGGGTGGGTTAGAAGAGGCAggaggatgaggatgagggtgagggtgaagGTGAGgatgagggtgagggtgaagGTGAGgatgagggtgagggtgaagGTGAGgatgagggtgagggtgaaggtgagggtgagggtgagggtgagggtgtaGCATGTAGAACGTTGAACAGGTAGCAGGGCCCAGGGTGAGGGTCAAGGTTGGAGAGGGTCTACCTTTGTCGTGACCAGGTACGAGACATAGGCATTCTGCGTGCCCGCCAGCTCCTTCTGCGGGCTACCAACGAGCGTCTCGAGGCGGCCTTCGCTGAAGTCTTCAGCCAttgcgtgcgtgcgtgcagGCAGTGTCGCGGTAGATGGCAGTGTGTCGTGGCAGGATATATCAAAGTGTGTCGTGGCAGGGTATATCAAAGTATGTCGTGGCAGGGTATATCAAAGTATGTCGGTGCGTCGGTGTGTCGGTGTGTGCGTGTCTGTGAATTGTCGTCCTACCGTCGCCAACAATGTCAAGGCCGCGGCATCCAGAGCCGGAGTTACGCTTGCGGTGCCTGGAGTCGTGGCTGGGCTGGTAGCGCGGTGACGTCTGGCTGTTCGCTATCGATAGCGGGGCGCCACACGGCCGCGCTTTGCTTGTGCAGCGTGCAGGGACTTGTCTTTAGAACCACCCAACTAAAACATACTAAGATAGCTGTCAGGTTGCTAGTACGTGCAGGGACCTGTCTTTGAATCGCATAACTATGATATACCAAGATAGCTCGTTAATAAGTATAGGGACTCGTCTTTAAAACTACCCAACTAAAACGTACTGAGATGGCTTGCCAGTGGGTGCAGGGACTCTTTCAGAATTGCATGGCCAAGAGACACGGACGGGGTTGTGGGTGGTTGCAGTAGTGGGTGGTTGCAGTGGTGGATGGCATACAGTCTACAGAAATAGAAAACATCGCTGATATGGACAAGTACAGCGAGAGGGAAGCGTTCCCACTCGTGCAATGGCCCTCCTCTCCTGGCGCTAGGAAACACAGCGCCCAGCAGTGCAACAGGGTATACCAAGCAAACGCAACCGCCTACAGCCCCCCAATCGCCTCGGGCACAGGCACGCCGAAGCGCTTGCCAAACTCCTTGAAGAGCTGCGGCGTAATCTCGTCGCTGCTGTTGCCCGTGACCGTCCACAGCAGGCCCGCCTTGTCGTAGTGCTCCAGCAGCGGCTCGTTGTTCTCCCGGAAGCTCTGCAGCCGCTGCTTCCACACCTCCGGGTCGTCGTCGGCGCGCCGTGTGAGGGGCTCCCCGGTCGTGTCGTCCCTGCCCGCTACCTTGGGCGCATTGAACGTGGTGTTGTAGACGCGGCCCGAGGGCGCGTGCACCCAGCGGTTGCAGATGCGGTCGATGATGATGTCGCTGGGCGTGTGGATGCTGACAACGAGGTTGATGGGCACAATGTCGTTGAGCTGCACGGCCTGGTTGGCGGTGCGCGGGAAGCCGTCGAGGATGAACGAGGCGTCTGGGTGGTCCGAGTACGTGTACTTGGCCGTCTTGATCGCAGAGGGTATCGACACGGCGTCGACGGGCGTGTGGtcgacggcggcggcgctgGAATAGACGGCGTAGGGCCGCAGGGTGCTGTCGCGGATCCACCCGCGCGTCGACAGCTCGTTGACAATGAGGCGCAGGATCATGTTGTCCGGGACCAGCGCGCCGGCCTTCATCTTGGCCTCGGCCTGGATGCCTGCACGCTGTGAGCCGGCGCAACCACTTGGAATGCCTCGACAACCACGTCGGGGCGCTGCGACCTACCCAGCGGCGTGCGCTCCCGCACGTTCTTGCGCAGCAGGTCGCCCGAGCTGATGGACGAGAGCTCGGGGAACTGCTTCATCAGGCGCTCCGTCTGCGTGCCTTTGCCCACGCCCGGCGCGCCGACCAGGATGATGCGCGCCGCTCGGGACAGGGTGGGGAGCGCCATTGCGCCTTGGTTGGAGAAGTGCAGGGGTTGGCTGTggggaggaggaggaggaggaggaggaggaggaggaggaggaggaggtcgGTAATAGCAATATCGACAGGGCACGGCAAGAGGGAAGCCGCGGGCTTCGTCCGGCTTGGGTTGTTCTCAGCAAGCCATCCTAGTGGGTGATGTGTGTTTGCGAGAGATGGGCGGAGTGCCAGAGGTGCCAAGGAAGGGTGAGCAAGTGCGAGCAAGTGCGGGTGCAGGTCTCGCAGCTGAGCGGGCGTCGTGGTCAAGAACAAGATCAAGGACAAGCAACGGCCGGCCAAGCGAGATGGCCAAGACGCCTTCTCCGCATCGCCGCACCGCGCATCGGAGCCAAGATGGATGTGCCGCCCGCAGCCTGTCGGCCTCGGCTGCTCAGGCTGGTCAGGGCGAGGCGTGGTGGTCTGGCGTCGTCGGCATCGGCGTGTCGGCGCGTCGGAGCTAGCGCGGGCCAAAGCTTCAGCCTTCAGGAACAGACGGGGTGGCAGCACAGCACCTAGTGGAACTGTGGAAGCTTGTGCTTGGAATCTTCCATCGCCGTTCGTGCCGCATTGCATCTTCATCCGCATTGCATCTTCATCCGCATTGCATCTTCATCCGCATTGCATCTTCATCCAGCACGCTCCTTCCTCACGCATCCCCACCACGCCCCCGGCCGACTGCTGCGACCGCTTTTTTGTACCTTGGCCTTCTTTGGCcttccccccccccctccccTGTACCACCACCCAGCGCCTACCACAGTACTCCCTCCCTGTACATTGCTGTACACTCACCAGCGTCACTCCCTTCGCCCTGCCACCACCACTTCTCCTGCCATGTATGTAACGCGAACGGCCACCCGGGCAGCGCCCGCCGTCTTCAGGGCCGGCATGAGGACTGCTGGCCGCCCCTACCACCGCCCCATGCCCAAGAACGTCTCCGCAATCGCCATCCTCCTCCCCTACCGCTCCCTCCACACAGACCCATCGCACACCAGCACACAACCCACCTACCCCCCGCCCGGCTTCAACCCCAGCCAGGCGAGGAATCCAATCCCCGACAAGGAGCAGCAGGCCATCCGGGACAAGATCGCCACCCCTCTCGACAAGGACACCATCGTCCCCAAGACGGAGCCCACCGCCAACCCCAAGACGGTCGCCCAGGATGCACAAACCATGACCGAGCTCGCCTCGGCAAAGGCCACCGCCGACACCGAGGCCGAGAAGAAGGCCATcgcgaagaaggaggaggcgaagaagaagctgaCCCTCTGGGAAAAGGTCAAGCACGAGCTCGCACACTACTGGGACGGCACCAAGCTGCTGGGCTTCGAGATCAGGATCAGCTCCAAGCTGGCCCTGAAGATGGCGGCTGGCTACGAGCTCACAAGACGTGAACGTCGTCAGGTAGGAATTCTGCACTCATTGGGTCGCGCTAGTACTCACACCCCCAGCTGCAACGCACCGTGCAGGACCTCGGCCGCCTGATCCCCTTCCTGCCCTTCGTCATCGTCCCCTTCGCCGAGCTGCTGCTCCCTGTCGCCCTCAAGCTGTTCCCCAACATGCTCCCCAGCACCTACGAGGGCCAGTCCTCCAAGGACGCAAAGGCAAAGCGCCTCCGCTCCACACGAAAGGAGGTCAGCGAGTTCCTGCGCTCGACGCTCAAGGAGACAGGTCTGCCCATCTCGGCTGAAAACGCGCAGAGGGAGGAGTTTGCCGAGTTCTTCCGCAAGGTGCGTCCAAGGAACGCAGTAACAAAGCAGTCGCTGACCAACCCAGGTCCGCACCACCGGCGAGAAGCCCACCCCCGAGGAGATTGTCAAGGTCTGCAAGATCTTCAAGGATGACCTGACCCTCGACAACCTGTCGCGCCCACAGCTCGTTTCCATCTGCCGCTACATGAACATCACATCCTTTGGCACCGACAACTTCCTGCGCTACCAGGTCCGCGTCCGCATGCGCCAGATCAAGCGCGACGACCGAGCGATTGCGTACGAGGGCGTCGACTCGCTGTCCGTTCCAGAACTCCAGACCGCCTGCGCAAGCCGTGGCCTGCGCACATACGGCGTCTCTCCCGGCCGCCTCCGCGACGACCTCCAGACTTGGCTCGACCTTCGTCTGAAGCACGGCGTTCCCTCCACCATCCTGGTCTTGTCCAACGCTTTCGTCTACGTCCAGGGCAAGGAGGCCGATGCCACTTCGCAGATTGACGCACTCGAGGCGGTCCTGTCCAGCATTCCCGAGGAGCTGTACCACGAGATCGAGCTCGAGGTCAACACGACCGAGGGCGCCGCGACCAATAAGCAGCGTCTGGAGGTGCTCAAGGAGCAGCAGGAGCTGATCGAGGAGGAAAACGAGCAGACCCAGTCGCACGAAAACAAGGCGAACGCATCGCCCAAGGACCACGAGGACATTGACGAGGACGATAAGCCCAAGCACGTCGAGGCCAAGGCGGCCGAGAGCAACGAGGCCGAGGCCAGCAGCGGGGACTCGGGCGCGACCCAAGGTAGTGCTGAGCGTGCCGAGCAGGACGAGCGCGCGAGGAAGGACGAAATGCCCGCGGACAAGGAGGAGGCGAAGAAGGAGTAGAAAAGTTTGAACTTTTGGAGACATTACTTTTGAGGCCATGCCTTTTTCAAGTCATGACTTGTTCGGAGCCAGGATACCTTCGAAATCATGACTCTTCTTCTGCCGTGTGTGAGTAGAAGCCGACCCAACGTCTTTCAGGACGTGGACAAAAAATACCCATAACCGCATAGACTGTACCTATAGGATGAAAAGACATACAATCTTTTCCCACTCGACTATATATGAGATGAAAAGACACTCAATTTGTTCCCGCTCGATTATATATGAGATGAAAAGAGACTCAATTTGTTCCCACTCGAGGCAGTCGTGCTCATCATCGTCAATGGCCATGTCAAACAACAGCCATATATATATTCCAATTCCAAACAGCACCGTAGGGGTATCACAAGTCGCCAAGCCAACATGGTCCAAATCAATACGCCACGCCATCAATCACCAACTCATTGACCTCCAAACTCATCACGCCCTCGCGATCGCGCATCCACACATCCCCCTCCCCAATCCGCCCCTCGCCCTCATGAATCACAACCGCCTctctccgccgccgccgcacaTCCCGCTCCTCGCCCTCCACATCGCCGCCGCGCTCGCGGAACACACTGCTCGCCCACACACCTCCACCGAGCATCTCATCAtcaccgtcaccgtcaccgtcaccgtcaccgtcgccgtcaccgtcaccgtcaAAATCCATGTCCATATCCTCCCACACGCCCCTCCCCAACCCTCCATACCCTGCGTATCCATATCCAATCCCTGGATACCCAAACCCTGGACACGCAGCGCCAAAGCCCCTCAAAAGCCCCACAGCCCTCCTCGCTCTTCTCTTCACACTCGGCCTCTTGCTCTCCAAGTCGCGCAGCAGCGCGCGCCGCGCCCCGTCGTGGGCCGCGAAGCGCTCGCACAGGATCTTGGTCGCTGAGGTGCTGATTTCTGTGTTCGTGCTGGTGGAGAGCAGGAAGAGGGAGGTGGGGGATATGGCGTCGGCTTGTGTCGTTGCGGTGCTGGTgccggtgctggtgctggaggTGGGCGGGTGGGAGAGCGGGCGGTGGATGGTGGTGAGGGTTTTGATTTCGCGGAGGGCGGTGGCGGTGTGGTGGATGGCTAGGTAGGTGAAGACGCCTGGAAGGTGGTTGGTGGTTAGTCGTTGTCGTGGTAAGGAAGAGATGGCGAGGGCTATGGGAGGAAGGGTTGCTGAGGGAAGGGGGAGAGGGAGGGAGATGTACCGAGACCGAGCCACAGGTAGTGGTCTGGGATGTTGGGCGCCATTTCTTTCTACAGACTTCGAGTCGAGTCCATCAATGCATGCCGTGTATCGTGGTCTTGCTGCTGCGCGTGGCTGCGGCGAGCGGTGATGCGCGGGGGGCAGGGGTCTGGGATGCTAGGATGAATGCGGAAGGCGGTCAGGCCCCACCGTGAACAATTTCTGGATGGCGGATCACCGACGTCCTCACGCTCGCACGGCGACTACCAGGCCCGTTTCCAAACTCACCCTCGCTTCGCCTCGCCTTGGGCTTGTTCGTGCTAGAAATGCCGCCCTCGCAACTCAAACGGCTCAAAGCCTCGCTGCGCGACCAGGGCCTCACCGGCCCGCAGAAATCcaaaaaagagaagaaggcaCAGAGCAAATCCGCCGCGCACCAGGCGCAGAAAGCCTCGGCCCTCGCTTCGATCCGCGAGTCCTTCAACCCCTTCGAGTTCAAGCACCTCTCGCGGCCGCAGAAATTCGAATATGCAACCACAAATGCCAAGCCAAAAGTCCTCGGCCGGCCCGGCGTCACCAAGAGCGCGGGCGAGGAGACGCGCCGCAAGACGCTGCTACCGGAGATGAACCGCAAGAACAAAACGGGCGGGATTCTCGATCGCCGGATCGGCGAGAATGATCCCACCATGTCGCTCGACGACCGCATGATGGCGCGGTTCGAGCGCGAGCAGCAGCGCAAGCGCGGCGGGAACGTGTTTGATCTTGAAgacggcgagggcgaggtcgAGCTTACGCACGGTGGCCAGACGCTCAAGTTCGACGACGAGATTGGCGACGAGGACTACGATGCTGCGAGCGTCAGTGGCAGCGACAGTGAGGGCGAAGATGGATTtttgaggaagaagaggaggagggaGGACGGCGAGGAGGGAGTCGCCGAAGAAGACGGCGCAGAGGATATGCCTGAGCGCAAGAAGAGCAAGGCCGAGGTCATGAAGGAGGTCATTGCCAAGAGCAAGCTGCACAAGTACGAGCGACAGCAAGCCAaagaggacgacgaggagtTGAGGGAAGAGCTGGACAAGGATCTGAACGATGTCCTCGCCGCGCTGAGGGGCCACATCAACAAGAAGCCAGAGCCTGAGAAGGTCAAGGAGGTCGCGCAGAACGACTTCGGCATGAACGCCGACCGCGCTGCGCTGCTGGCCAACATGTCGCAGGCCGGCAAGGACAAGGAGTACGATCGCCGCGTGCGCGAGATGCTGCACGACGAGCGGTCGAAGCCTACCGAGCGCACAAAGACGGCTGAGGAGAAGGCCAAGGAGGAAGCCGATCGCTTGAAGGAGCTCGAGGAGAAGCGTCAGAAGCGTATGAGGGGCGAGCCCACCAGTGATGATGAAGAGCCCGCCAAGAAGCAGCAGgatgaagacgacgacgaggacatGTCCGACATCAACGATGACGCCGCCGAGTTCGGCCTTGCTGCGCCGCCAGCACCAGGGCAGAGCAGGCCTGTTGGTGttgacgacgaagacgacttCATACTGGACGACGATCTCGTCGCTACTGACTCGGAGGCCGACATTTCAGACGAGGAGTCTGAGAGCGGCGCTGAGGTCGACGACACAATGGCTatggacgaggacgacgccGACTTCCTGAAAGACGTAGTCGAGCAGCCCAAAGCCCAGTCCAAGGCTGTAAAGGGCGTTCTTACCATCGGCGCCGACACTACATCCTCCAAACTCGCATACACATATCCGTGTCCGCGCTCGCACGAGGAGCTTCTCGAGGTCTTCAAGAAGGTTGCGCCGGGCGACATCTCCACGGTCATCCAGAGGATACGAGCGCTGTACCATGCTGGTCTGAAGGAGGACAACAAGAACAAGCTCGCCGACTTTGCCTGTGCGCTGGTCGACCACGTCGCGTACCTGTCAAACCAGACGCCCGCAGCACCACTGGCAGTCACTGAGTCTATCATCCGCCACATCCACTCCATCTCGCGCTCGTATCCCGTGCAGATTGCCACGCAGTTCCGCAAGCACCTCAAAGCGTTCCAGCTCTCCAACCAGCCCACACCAGGCGACCTGGCGCTGCTGACGGCCATCGGCTCCATCTACCCAACCTCGGACCACTTCCACCAGGTCGTCACCCCCGCCGTGA includes the following:
- a CDS encoding LETM1 domain-containing protein ylh47, whose product is MYVTRTATRAAPAVFRAGMRTAGRPYHRPMPKNVSAIAILLPYRSLHTDPSHTSTQPTYPPPGFNPSQARNPIPDKEQQAIRDKIATPLDKDTIVPKTEPTANPKTVAQDAQTMTELASAKATADTEAEKKAIAKKEEAKKKLTLWEKVKHELAHYWDGTKLLGFEIRISSKLALKMAAGYELTRRERRQLQRTVQDLGRLIPFLPFVIVPFAELLLPVALKLFPNMLPSTYEGQSSKDAKAKRLRSTRKEVSEFLRSTLKETGLPISAENAQREEFAEFFRKVRTTGEKPTPEEIVKVCKIFKDDLTLDNLSRPQLVSICRYMNITSFGTDNFLRYQVRVRMRQIKRDDRAIAYEGVDSLSVPELQTACASRGLRTYGVSPGRLRDDLQTWLDLRLKHGVPSTILVLSNAFVYVQGKEADATSQIDALEAVLSSIPEELYHEIELEVNTTEGAATNKQRLEVLKEQQELIEEENEQTQSHENKANASPKDHEDIDEDDKPKHVEAKAAESNEAEASSGDSGATQGSAERAEQDERARKDEMPADKEEAKKE
- a CDS encoding nucleolar complex protein 14, which gives rise to MPPSQLKRLKASLRDQGLTGPQKSKKEKKAQSKSAAHQAQKASALASIRESFNPFEFKHLSRPQKFEYATTNAKPKVLGRPGVTKSAGEETRRKTLLPEMNRKNKTGGILDRRIGENDPTMSLDDRMMARFEREQQRKRGGNVFDLEDGEGEVELTHGGQTLKFDDEIGDEDYDAASVSGSDSEGEDGFLRKKRRREDGEEGVAEEDGAEDMPERKKSKAEVMKEVIAKSKLHKYERQQAKEDDEELREELDKDLNDVLAALRGHINKKPEPEKVKEVAQNDFGMNADRAALLANMSQAGKDKEYDRRVREMLHDERSKPTERTKTAEEKAKEEADRLKELEEKRQKRMRGEPTSDDEEPAKKQQDEDDDEDMSDINDDAAEFGLAAPPAPGQSRPVGVDDEDDFILDDDLVATDSEADISDEESESGAEVDDTMAMDEDDADFLKDVVEQPKAQSKAVKGVLTIGADTTSSKLAYTYPCPRSHEELLEVFKKVAPGDISTVIQRIRALYHAGLKEDNKNKLADFACALVDHVAYLSNQTPAAPLAVTESIIRHIHSISRSYPVQIATQFRKHLKAFQLSNQPTPGDLALLTAIGSIYPTSDHFHQVVTPAVTLMARWMGLTTPSSTGDVATGAFIGALCLQYQTLSKRYIPELIRYTSLCLRSPHATKALLSSHTRNILSAADIWSGSPSFVEIFNPLLPALRSAHLTSATQNLLTRLNAAKLARRPQTLHFHRPLPIPSRIPKFEESFDPTKHYDADRERADGAKLQKEYKRERKGAMRELRKDANFIARETLREKKEKDKAYEEKYRKLVAEIQGEEGYEKNVYEREKRKRKGN